The following are encoded together in the Spiroplasma apis B31 genome:
- the selD gene encoding selenide, water dikinase SelD produces the protein MKDINCMGGCSSKLDNNRLTKILKLASTNLIGNEDSSIWNLENGKSLIESLDFFPQISDSLYTYGQITACNSISDIYAMGGKPEFALSILTVTKDMSDEDIALIIKGMKSILDPLKIKILGGHTIITNDLLCGLSVTGFVDNIDLKLNNTPKVGDILVISKPLGFGTIMAAKSIDMVNSNDYEEAIRWMTTPNELASIQSIKYNFNSLTDVTGFGLAGHLLEKLNNKFTASIQFKSIPLIKNVLDYLGNYIVNGALANNRRNYSKDIYFDEDTPFAMRQIFFDPQTSGGLLGTLSEKEYLRLIQDPKNVFTKIGVIKEKSNYLIKVEI, from the coding sequence TTGAAAGATATAAACTGTATGGGTGGTTGTAGTTCTAAATTAGATAATAATAGATTAACTAAAATTTTAAAATTGGCTAGCACAAATTTAATTGGAAACGAAGACTCTAGTATTTGAAACTTAGAAAACGGAAAATCCTTAATAGAATCTTTGGATTTCTTTCCCCAAATTTCAGATTCATTATATACCTATGGGCAAATAACGGCTTGTAATTCTATAAGCGATATATATGCAATGGGTGGCAAACCTGAGTTTGCTTTATCTATTTTAACAGTGACAAAAGATATGTCAGATGAAGATATTGCCTTAATTATAAAAGGAATGAAGTCAATATTAGATCCATTGAAGATCAAAATATTAGGAGGACATACAATTATTACTAATGACTTATTATGTGGTTTAAGTGTTACTGGATTTGTTGACAATATTGACCTTAAATTAAATAACACTCCAAAAGTTGGAGATATCTTAGTAATTTCTAAGCCTCTTGGTTTTGGAACAATTATGGCAGCTAAATCAATTGATATGGTTAATTCAAATGATTATGAAGAAGCTATTAGGTGAATGACAACACCAAATGAATTAGCTAGTATTCAATCAATTAAATATAATTTTAACTCATTAACTGATGTCACTGGTTTTGGTCTTGCTGGACACTTACTTGAAAAACTAAATAATAAATTTACAGCATCTATTCAATTCAAAAGTATCCCATTAATTAAGAATGTTTTGGATTACCTAGGCAATTATATTGTTAATGGTGCTTTGGCTAATAATAGACGTAATTATTCGAAAGATATATATTTTGATGAAGATACCCCTTTTGCTATGAGACAAATATTTTTTGATCCTCAAACATCTGGTGGACTTTTAGGAACACTTTCTGAAAAAGAGTATCTTAGATTGATTCAAGACCCTAAAAATGTTTTTACTAAAATTGGTGTAATAAAAGAAAAGAGTAACTATCTTATAAAGGTTGAAATTTAA
- a CDS encoding LemA family protein, whose product MIVYPDNKTLNSEVGNKPKILFIGKVFFVISWLLIIPFIVHLVNLNKLRSLNIKITEAESGIDVQLKNRRDTLIKLIDEVKESIHFEKDMLMNLTKMRVGGDVNQMIKNSNDLDKITKTISLQVENYPNLKSNELIRELMQKTSNIEDNIAAARRIYNSNVSYFNQSINSYPTNIAARQLGLCFQPFFEITDNEREDIKVSFN is encoded by the coding sequence ATGATTGTATATCCAGATAATAAAACTTTAAATAGTGAAGTAGGAAACAAACCCAAAATACTTTTTATAGGTAAGGTATTTTTTGTGATAAGTTGATTATTAATAATTCCTTTTATAGTACATTTAGTTAACTTAAATAAGTTAAGATCTCTAAATATAAAAATAACAGAGGCAGAATCAGGAATAGATGTTCAACTAAAGAATAGGAGAGATACTTTAATAAAACTGATAGATGAAGTTAAAGAAAGTATCCACTTCGAAAAAGACATGCTTATGAATTTAACAAAAATGAGGGTTGGTGGTGATGTCAACCAAATGATAAAAAACTCAAATGATTTAGATAAAATTACAAAAACCATTTCTTTACAAGTAGAGAATTATCCAAATCTAAAATCTAATGAATTAATTAGAGAATTAATGCAAAAAACAAGTAATATTGAGGATAATATTGCAGCAGCAAGAAGGATTTATAACTCTAATGTAAGTTATTTTAATCAATCTATAAACTCTTATCCAACAAATATAGCAGCTAGGCAACTTGGTCTGTGTTTTCAACCTTTTTTTGAAATCACAGATAATGAACGTGAAGATATTAAAGTATCTTTTAATTAG
- a CDS encoding M3 family metallopeptidase: protein MNRNSASEKYKWNIGSLYKDKKTFESDLEIYLKNYRELQKYKGRLNDFDTFKEFFLESKKVSDLGNKINHYLKILLVEQNNALALENESLYYLKLQEFDGQFTWITEQIKEIGEETFLKWIKSDQDLMSYELHYQDFFKNLKYLLPEGERKLIAQVSNSSSMIYELYETLRFKDNKIETLTYKGKEYKLDQYTLSDVLTYSKPKEDQQLRIELSLAYKKNQKNKKFTLAKLYDSIVKEEVESTQLVGMKSFTENYFEDDNFSLDNYLSLIKLVSNNNQPYNDFYKLIKRYFQFDNKFYSTDSCLALANIEKKQILVEQGISILKKALSSLGSEYSEMLDLCIADNKIDFFEDDNKSSGAFTVYSNGYGSLVSLNYTDDYESISTLAHEIGHAVHNSFSEKYQKEPLNTFGNLIAEVSSTLNEHILFDYLIKESTDIQTKIVLIQNRIEFIISNFYSAVSESLFEYNCFKTVEKGDTLTLEKIISLLKQSSKEVLGESIFDKYNDEVIEYGWTSISHIFEQPFYIYKYAVSIAVSFKLYEDFKKTNDYTNILSYLKDGGSMKTIDLFKKYGFDPNEEKAYVPLISYLKNLIEELELLLEKQKKSV, encoded by the coding sequence ATGAATCGTAACAGTGCTTCAGAAAAATATAAGTGAAATATAGGTAGCTTGTACAAAGATAAAAAAACTTTTGAAAGTGATTTAGAAATTTATTTAAAAAACTATCGTGAGCTTCAAAAATATAAAGGTCGTTTAAATGATTTTGACACATTCAAGGAGTTTTTTTTAGAATCAAAAAAAGTTTCTGACTTAGGAAACAAAATAAATCATTATTTAAAAATCTTACTTGTTGAACAAAATAACGCGCTCGCTCTCGAAAATGAATCTCTATACTACTTAAAATTGCAAGAATTCGATGGTCAGTTTACATGAATCACAGAGCAAATAAAGGAAATAGGAGAAGAAACTTTTTTAAAATGAATCAAGAGTGATCAAGATTTAATGTCATATGAGCTACATTACCAAGATTTTTTTAAAAATTTGAAGTACTTATTACCAGAAGGCGAAAGAAAATTAATAGCTCAAGTCTCTAACTCAAGCTCAATGATTTATGAGTTATACGAAACATTAAGATTTAAAGATAACAAAATTGAAACTTTGACTTATAAAGGAAAAGAATATAAGCTAGATCAATACACTTTAAGCGATGTGTTAACCTATTCTAAACCAAAAGAAGATCAACAACTTCGAATTGAATTAAGTCTTGCTTATAAAAAGAATCAAAAAAACAAAAAGTTTACATTAGCTAAACTTTATGACTCTATCGTAAAAGAAGAAGTAGAAAGTACACAACTTGTTGGTATGAAATCTTTTACAGAGAACTATTTTGAAGATGATAATTTTTCCTTAGACAATTATTTAAGTCTGATTAAGCTTGTTTCTAATAATAATCAACCATATAATGATTTTTATAAACTAATAAAGAGATACTTTCAATTTGATAACAAATTTTATTCAACAGATTCTTGTCTTGCACTAGCAAATATAGAGAAAAAACAAATATTAGTTGAACAAGGGATATCCATTTTAAAAAAAGCATTGTCTTCTTTAGGTTCAGAGTACTCTGAAATGTTAGATTTATGCATAGCTGATAACAAAATTGATTTTTTCGAAGATGATAATAAATCATCGGGTGCTTTTACTGTTTATAGTAATGGATATGGTTCACTTGTCTCGTTAAATTATACAGATGATTACGAATCTATTTCCACTTTAGCTCATGAAATCGGACATGCAGTTCATAATAGTTTTTCAGAAAAATATCAAAAGGAACCTCTTAATACATTCGGTAACTTGATTGCTGAGGTTTCTTCAACACTTAATGAACATATTTTATTTGATTATCTAATAAAAGAAAGCACTGATATTCAAACCAAAATTGTTTTAATACAGAATAGAATAGAATTTATAATTTCTAATTTTTATTCAGCTGTTAGTGAATCATTATTTGAGTACAATTGCTTTAAAACAGTCGAAAAAGGGGATACTCTAACACTTGAAAAAATAATATCATTATTAAAACAATCATCTAAAGAGGTTCTTGGTGAATCTATTTTTGATAAATATAACGATGAAGTTATTGAATATGGATGAACATCAATTTCTCATATTTTTGAGCAACCGTTTTATATATATAAATATGCCGTATCGATCGCAGTATCTTTTAAATTATACGAAGATTTTAAAAAAACAAATGACTACACAAATATATTAAGTTATCTTAAAGATGGTGGTTCAATGAAAACAATAGATTTATTTAAAAAATATGGTTTTGATCCAAATGAAGAAAAAGCTTATGTACCATTGATAAGTTATTTAAAAAACTTAATAGAAGAACTAGAGTTACTTCTAGAAAAACAGAAAAAATCAGTTTAA